One part of the Paramormyrops kingsleyae isolate MSU_618 chromosome 2, PKINGS_0.4, whole genome shotgun sequence genome encodes these proteins:
- the LOC111857548 gene encoding zinc finger MIZ domain-containing protein 2-like isoform X2 produces the protein MNPANSMKPGLPLTPHSDSSYPYEPVSWQQGTNQPAGSLSVVTTVWGVTNPSPSQVLGGSSVGGPMMPGGSPGMSSPQFLGQQGYMQQGLYGRPPAGYPVGPSYGGSYPHGGGASLGMPSHGARPSTDFTQAAAAAAVAAAAATATATATATVAAIQEKQNQEMGYGQMGATSPYNSQFLPHAGPRGPPGMAASGMGPARPSSMGPMYVAQGQRLPQHPGYHGGQQGPPRPQQGLKRPYGSEGFPGQQYSPGLASTGPYPGHPMQYHSPGPQRSAPSPSYPSHRMSLQQANVGQLPAVSASLGQYYKGEQFNGQTIAAMPAGGPGGPGYSTFNQASVNGPGRTMPGYPSSPLPGNPTPPMTPGSSVPPYMSPSHDVKSPFLPDVKPNMNSLPPPPPGNPSDELRLTFPVRDGVVLEPFRLEHNLAVSNHVFQLRDSVYKTLMLRPDLELQFKCYHHEDRQMNTNWPASVQVSVNATPLTIERGDNKTSHKPLYLKHVCQPGRNTIQITVTACCCSHLFVLQLVHRPTVRSVLQGLMKKRLLPAEHCVTKIKKNFSSGTTPGTPGLNGEDGVEQTAIRVSLKCPITFRRIQLPARGHDCRHIQCFDLESYLQLNCERGTWRCPVCNKTALLEGLEVDQYILGILVYIQNSEYEEISIDPVCSWKPVPIKPDLHLKEEPDGPALKRCRTLSPSHMILPSVMEMIASLGPAPSPYPSLPPGGSSSTPDYTSQGPSYSSQPEFTDFPNAPSAPSIGEFASGPPPAPYQADPPSGLLTPDKGHPMPTQVSHSGRMEASHNPLPQQQPQHHGLHGNSHLGGSGAPVPPRGSSQNSRLHTEGSFGLGGPTDVPESSLDLLPELTNPDELLSYLGPPDLPSNNNDDLLSLFENN, from the exons tgaCAGCTCCTACCCGTATGAACCCGTCTCTTGGCAGCAAGGCACCAATCAGCCCGCAGGCTCCCTCTCCGTGGTAACCACCGTGTGGGGGGTGACCAATCCATCGCCCAGCCAG GTCCTCGGGGGAAGCTCTGTGGGAGGCCCCATGATGCCCGGCGGCAGCCCCGGGATGAGCTCCCCGCAGTTCCTGGGCCAGCAGGGCTACATGCAGCAGGGGTTGTATGGCCGCCCCCCCGCGGGGTATCCAGTGGGCCCCAGCTATGGGGGCAG CTACCCCCACGGTGGAGGGGCATCCCTCGGCATGCCCTCTCATGGTGCCCGGCCCTCCACCGACTTCACCCAGGCCGCCGCTGCCGCCGCAGTGGCTGCCGCCGCTGCCACGGCAACCGCCACCGCCACGGCAACAGTCGCTGCCATCCAGGAGAAGCAGAACCAGGAAATGGGTTATGGCCAG ATGGGCGCTACGTCTCCTTACAACAGCCAGTTCCTTCCTCATGCTGGCCCCAGAGGCCCCCCCGGCATGGCTGCCTCGGGAATGGGCCCGGCCCGGCCCTCGTCTATGGGACCCATGTATGTGGCGCAGGGCCAGCGGCTGCCGCAGCACCCGGGCTACCATGGGGGACAGCAGGGCCCTCCCCggccacagcaggggctgaagCGTCCCTACGGTTCCGAG GGCTTTCCGGGACAGCAGTACAGCCCCGGACTGGCCAGCACCGGCCCGTACCCTGGGCATCCCATGCAGTACCACAGCCCCGGCCCCCAGCGCTCTGCCCCTTCTCCTTCCTATCCCAGCCACAGGATGTCCCTCCAGCAGGCGAACGTGGGCCAGTTACCGGCCGTGTCTGCCAGCCTGGGCCAGTACTACAAG GGGGAGCAGTTCAATGGACAGACTATAGCTGCaatgccagcagggggccctgGGGGACCGGGGTACAGCACCTTCAACCAGGCCTCCGTCAATGGG CCGGGACGCACCATGCCGGGGTACCCTAGCTCTCCTCTCCCCGggaacccaaccccccccatgaccccagGAAGCTCCGTGCCCCCCTATATGTCCCCAAGCCACGACGTCAAATCGCCCTTCCTGCCCGACGTCAAGCCCAACATGAATTCGCTTCCGCCGCCCCCTCCAG GGAACCCCAGCGACGAGCTGCGGCTGACCTTCCCGGTGCGGGATGGGGTGGTGCTGGAGCCGTTCCGCCTGGAGCACAACCTGGCCGTCAGCAACCACGTCTTCCAGCTTCGGGACTCTGTGTACAAGACCCTCATGCTTAG GCCCGACCTGGAGCTGCAGTTCAAATGCTACCACCACGAAGACCGCCAGATGAACACCAACTGGCCAGCCTCGGTGCAGGTCAGCGTCAACGCCACGCCCCTCACCATCGAGCGCGGCGACAACAAGACGTCCCACAAGCCCCTGTACCTGAAGCACGTGTGCCAGCCGGGCCGGAACACCATCCAGATCACGgtcaccgcctgctgctgc TCTCACCTCTTCGTGCTGCAGCTGGTGCACAGACCCACTGTCCGCTCTGTGCTGCAGGGCCTCATGAAGAAGCGCCTACTGCCCGCAGAGCACTGCGTCACCAAGA TAAAGAAGAACTTCAGCAGCGGCACCACACCAGGGACCCCTGGGCTCAACGGGGAGGACGGAGTGGAGCAGACTGCCATCAGGGTGTCCCTCAAGTGTCCCATCACATTCCGCCGCATCCAGCTCCCGGCACGGGGTCACGACTGCCGCCACATACAG TGCTTCGACCTAGAGTCCTACCTGCAGCTCAACTGCGAGAGGGGGACCTGGCGCTGTCCCGTCTGCAA TAAAACAGCTCTTCTGGAGGGTCTGGAAGTGGACCAGTACATACTGGGAATCCTTGTCTACATTCAGAA CTCTGAGTATGAGGAGATCTCCATCGACCCAGTATGCAGCTGGAAGCCGGTACCGATAAAACCCGACCTGCACCTCAAGGAGGAGCCGGATGGTCCGGCGCTGAAGCGCTGCCGCACGCTGAGCCCCAGTCACATGATCCTGCCCAGCGTTATGGAGATGATTGCGTCACTTGGGCCCGCCCCTTCCCCGTACCCATCTTTGCCACcaggtggcagcagcagcacaccTGACTACACCAGCCAGG GACCCAGTTATTCGAGCCAGCCTGAATTCACAGATTTCCCCAATGCCCCCAGCGCCCCCAGCATTGGCGAGTTCGCTTCCGGGCCGCCCCCCGCCCCATACCAGGCTGACCCGCCCAGCGGGCTTCTCACTCCCGACAAGGGGCACCCCATGCCCACACAG GTGTCCCATTCTGGTCGCATGGAGGCTTCCCACAATCCCCTTCCCCAGCAACAGCCACAGCACCACGGTCTCCATGGCAACTCGCACCTTGGAGGTTCAGGAGCCCCGGTGCCGCCTCGTGGTTCTTCCCAGAATTCCCGGCTGCACACAGAAGGCTCATTTGGCCTTGGGGGCCCTACTGACGTTCCTGAATCTTCTCTGGAT TTGCTTCCAGAACTGACAAACCCAGATGAGCTCCTTTCTTACCTTGGCCCCCCCGACCTGCCCAGTAACAACAACGACGACTTGCTCTCTCTGTTTGAGAATAACTGA
- the LOC111857548 gene encoding zinc finger MIZ domain-containing protein 2-like isoform X1: MNPANSMKPGLPLTPHSDSSYPYEPVSWQQGTNQPAGSLSVVTTVWGVTNPSPSQVLGGSSVGGPMMPGGSPGMSSPQFLGQQGYMQQGLYGRPPAGYPVGPSYGGSYPHGGGASLGMPSHGARPSTDFTQAAAAAAVAAAAATATATATATVAAIQEKQNQEMGYGQMGATSPYNSQFLPHAGPRGPPGMAASGMGPARPSSMGPMYVAQGQRLPQHPGYHGGQQGPPRPQQGLKRPYGSEGFPGQQYSPGLASTGPYPGHPMQYHSPGPQRSAPSPSYPSHRMSLQQANVGQLPAVSASLGQYYKGEQFNGQTIAAMPAGGPGGPGYSTFNQASVNGPGRTMPGYPSSPLPGNPTPPMTPGSSVPPYMSPSHDVKSPFLPDVKPNMNSLPPPPPAGNPSDELRLTFPVRDGVVLEPFRLEHNLAVSNHVFQLRDSVYKTLMLRPDLELQFKCYHHEDRQMNTNWPASVQVSVNATPLTIERGDNKTSHKPLYLKHVCQPGRNTIQITVTACCCSHLFVLQLVHRPTVRSVLQGLMKKRLLPAEHCVTKIKKNFSSGTTPGTPGLNGEDGVEQTAIRVSLKCPITFRRIQLPARGHDCRHIQCFDLESYLQLNCERGTWRCPVCNKTALLEGLEVDQYILGILVYIQNSEYEEISIDPVCSWKPVPIKPDLHLKEEPDGPALKRCRTLSPSHMILPSVMEMIASLGPAPSPYPSLPPGGSSSTPDYTSQGPSYSSQPEFTDFPNAPSAPSIGEFASGPPPAPYQADPPSGLLTPDKGHPMPTQVSHSGRMEASHNPLPQQQPQHHGLHGNSHLGGSGAPVPPRGSSQNSRLHTEGSFGLGGPTDVPESSLDLLPELTNPDELLSYLGPPDLPSNNNDDLLSLFENN, translated from the exons tgaCAGCTCCTACCCGTATGAACCCGTCTCTTGGCAGCAAGGCACCAATCAGCCCGCAGGCTCCCTCTCCGTGGTAACCACCGTGTGGGGGGTGACCAATCCATCGCCCAGCCAG GTCCTCGGGGGAAGCTCTGTGGGAGGCCCCATGATGCCCGGCGGCAGCCCCGGGATGAGCTCCCCGCAGTTCCTGGGCCAGCAGGGCTACATGCAGCAGGGGTTGTATGGCCGCCCCCCCGCGGGGTATCCAGTGGGCCCCAGCTATGGGGGCAG CTACCCCCACGGTGGAGGGGCATCCCTCGGCATGCCCTCTCATGGTGCCCGGCCCTCCACCGACTTCACCCAGGCCGCCGCTGCCGCCGCAGTGGCTGCCGCCGCTGCCACGGCAACCGCCACCGCCACGGCAACAGTCGCTGCCATCCAGGAGAAGCAGAACCAGGAAATGGGTTATGGCCAG ATGGGCGCTACGTCTCCTTACAACAGCCAGTTCCTTCCTCATGCTGGCCCCAGAGGCCCCCCCGGCATGGCTGCCTCGGGAATGGGCCCGGCCCGGCCCTCGTCTATGGGACCCATGTATGTGGCGCAGGGCCAGCGGCTGCCGCAGCACCCGGGCTACCATGGGGGACAGCAGGGCCCTCCCCggccacagcaggggctgaagCGTCCCTACGGTTCCGAG GGCTTTCCGGGACAGCAGTACAGCCCCGGACTGGCCAGCACCGGCCCGTACCCTGGGCATCCCATGCAGTACCACAGCCCCGGCCCCCAGCGCTCTGCCCCTTCTCCTTCCTATCCCAGCCACAGGATGTCCCTCCAGCAGGCGAACGTGGGCCAGTTACCGGCCGTGTCTGCCAGCCTGGGCCAGTACTACAAG GGGGAGCAGTTCAATGGACAGACTATAGCTGCaatgccagcagggggccctgGGGGACCGGGGTACAGCACCTTCAACCAGGCCTCCGTCAATGGG CCGGGACGCACCATGCCGGGGTACCCTAGCTCTCCTCTCCCCGggaacccaaccccccccatgaccccagGAAGCTCCGTGCCCCCCTATATGTCCCCAAGCCACGACGTCAAATCGCCCTTCCTGCCCGACGTCAAGCCCAACATGAATTCGCTTCCGCCGCCCCCTCCAG CAGGGAACCCCAGCGACGAGCTGCGGCTGACCTTCCCGGTGCGGGATGGGGTGGTGCTGGAGCCGTTCCGCCTGGAGCACAACCTGGCCGTCAGCAACCACGTCTTCCAGCTTCGGGACTCTGTGTACAAGACCCTCATGCTTAG GCCCGACCTGGAGCTGCAGTTCAAATGCTACCACCACGAAGACCGCCAGATGAACACCAACTGGCCAGCCTCGGTGCAGGTCAGCGTCAACGCCACGCCCCTCACCATCGAGCGCGGCGACAACAAGACGTCCCACAAGCCCCTGTACCTGAAGCACGTGTGCCAGCCGGGCCGGAACACCATCCAGATCACGgtcaccgcctgctgctgc TCTCACCTCTTCGTGCTGCAGCTGGTGCACAGACCCACTGTCCGCTCTGTGCTGCAGGGCCTCATGAAGAAGCGCCTACTGCCCGCAGAGCACTGCGTCACCAAGA TAAAGAAGAACTTCAGCAGCGGCACCACACCAGGGACCCCTGGGCTCAACGGGGAGGACGGAGTGGAGCAGACTGCCATCAGGGTGTCCCTCAAGTGTCCCATCACATTCCGCCGCATCCAGCTCCCGGCACGGGGTCACGACTGCCGCCACATACAG TGCTTCGACCTAGAGTCCTACCTGCAGCTCAACTGCGAGAGGGGGACCTGGCGCTGTCCCGTCTGCAA TAAAACAGCTCTTCTGGAGGGTCTGGAAGTGGACCAGTACATACTGGGAATCCTTGTCTACATTCAGAA CTCTGAGTATGAGGAGATCTCCATCGACCCAGTATGCAGCTGGAAGCCGGTACCGATAAAACCCGACCTGCACCTCAAGGAGGAGCCGGATGGTCCGGCGCTGAAGCGCTGCCGCACGCTGAGCCCCAGTCACATGATCCTGCCCAGCGTTATGGAGATGATTGCGTCACTTGGGCCCGCCCCTTCCCCGTACCCATCTTTGCCACcaggtggcagcagcagcacaccTGACTACACCAGCCAGG GACCCAGTTATTCGAGCCAGCCTGAATTCACAGATTTCCCCAATGCCCCCAGCGCCCCCAGCATTGGCGAGTTCGCTTCCGGGCCGCCCCCCGCCCCATACCAGGCTGACCCGCCCAGCGGGCTTCTCACTCCCGACAAGGGGCACCCCATGCCCACACAG GTGTCCCATTCTGGTCGCATGGAGGCTTCCCACAATCCCCTTCCCCAGCAACAGCCACAGCACCACGGTCTCCATGGCAACTCGCACCTTGGAGGTTCAGGAGCCCCGGTGCCGCCTCGTGGTTCTTCCCAGAATTCCCGGCTGCACACAGAAGGCTCATTTGGCCTTGGGGGCCCTACTGACGTTCCTGAATCTTCTCTGGAT TTGCTTCCAGAACTGACAAACCCAGATGAGCTCCTTTCTTACCTTGGCCCCCCCGACCTGCCCAGTAACAACAACGACGACTTGCTCTCTCTGTTTGAGAATAACTGA